In Nitrospira sp., a single genomic region encodes these proteins:
- a CDS encoding TIGR00282 family metallophosphoesterase produces the protein MKILYIGDIMGEPGRRAVARLTPRLVAQRQIDVVIGNGENAAGGFGITPELAEELFKAGLSAITTGNHAWDKREILDYFPRERRLLRPANYPDGVPGQGSVVVQTSGGEELGILQLMGRAYMPTLDCPFQVARREMTKLRKRVAAVVVDMHAEATSEKMAMGHFLDGEATAVVGTHTHVQTADEQILPRGTAYLTDIGMTGPLHGVIGVKKELAIEKFLTGMPRRFEVAAGPVVFCAALIDVDARIGKALSIERIRILD, from the coding sequence GTGAAGATCCTGTACATCGGCGACATCATGGGAGAGCCTGGACGCCGCGCCGTCGCCCGTCTCACGCCTCGGCTCGTCGCGCAGCGACAGATCGACGTGGTCATCGGTAATGGAGAAAACGCGGCGGGCGGATTTGGGATTACCCCTGAGTTGGCGGAAGAGCTGTTTAAAGCGGGCCTTTCCGCCATCACCACGGGGAATCATGCGTGGGATAAGCGGGAGATTCTTGACTATTTCCCGCGGGAGCGGCGTCTCTTGCGCCCGGCCAACTATCCCGATGGTGTGCCGGGGCAGGGCAGCGTGGTCGTCCAAACGTCAGGTGGTGAGGAGTTGGGCATATTGCAGCTGATGGGGCGCGCGTACATGCCGACGTTGGATTGTCCGTTTCAGGTAGCCAGGCGAGAGATGACCAAGCTCAGGAAACGAGTTGCGGCTGTCGTTGTGGATATGCATGCCGAGGCCACGTCCGAGAAGATGGCCATGGGACATTTCCTGGACGGTGAGGCGACGGCCGTGGTCGGGACCCACACGCATGTGCAGACTGCCGATGAGCAGATCTTACCTCGGGGTACGGCCTATCTCACCGATATCGGCATGACGGGGCCGCTTCACGGAGTCATCGGAGTGAAGAAAGAACTCGCGATCGAGAAGTTTTTGACCGGCATGCCGCGGCGCTTTGAGGTGGCCGCCGGACCTGTTGTCTTCTGTGCCGCACTGATCGACGTGGACGCGCGTATCGGAAAGGCGCTTTCGATTGAACGGATTCGAATCCTCGATTGA
- the rny gene encoding ribonuclease Y gives MSTSLVMYILIAVVGAGAGIGVYGLIRRMSDGAKRAQQEDQARHLTQNAQREAENIVREAKLEAKDLIFQSKAELEKEQKARLAELSATERRLVQREETIDKRSAAIDKRDSEAQKRELDLARREEKLGAKEVACAQAEKDHREALERVAGLTADEARKQLFLEMESQVRLEAAGTAKRTLEEARENAEREAREIITGSIQRVVRDYVSESTISVVPIPNDAMKGRIIGREGRNIRAIEAATGIDLIIDETPEAVIISGFDPLRREIAKVSLERLMQDGRIHPTRIEEIVEKVKVEIDKLMYEEAEKIIFELGLADFHPELIKVLGRLKYRTSYGQNNLYHAREAAYICGMMASELGLDVRLARRGALLHDIGKAVSHEEEGPHAMLGAEIAKKYGESEKIVNAIAAHHEQVEPICPESVLVAAAEALSAARPGARREALESYVKRLEKLESLAHAQKGVQKAYAIQAGREIRVIVRQEDVTDNESFQLSRDLAKKIEQELTYPGQIKVTVIRESRYIEYAK, from the coding sequence TCGGGGTCTATGGGCTGATTCGCAGAATGTCTGATGGAGCCAAGAGAGCCCAGCAGGAGGACCAAGCTCGTCATCTGACGCAGAATGCGCAGCGCGAGGCTGAGAACATCGTCCGTGAAGCCAAGCTTGAAGCCAAGGACTTGATTTTTCAGTCAAAGGCCGAGCTCGAAAAGGAGCAAAAAGCTCGATTGGCCGAGCTCTCTGCGACAGAAAGGCGCCTGGTCCAGCGAGAAGAGACGATCGACAAACGGAGCGCCGCGATCGATAAGCGGGACAGCGAGGCGCAGAAGCGCGAGCTGGATCTCGCGAGACGCGAAGAAAAGCTCGGCGCCAAGGAGGTAGCCTGTGCTCAAGCAGAAAAAGATCACCGAGAGGCGCTGGAGCGGGTGGCTGGTCTGACGGCCGATGAGGCCAGGAAGCAATTGTTCCTTGAGATGGAAAGCCAGGTCAGACTGGAGGCGGCCGGCACAGCCAAGAGGACGCTCGAGGAAGCCAGGGAAAATGCGGAACGGGAGGCCCGCGAGATCATCACGGGTTCAATCCAGCGGGTCGTTCGCGACTACGTGTCGGAATCTACGATTTCCGTCGTGCCGATTCCCAACGATGCCATGAAGGGGCGGATCATCGGGCGTGAAGGCCGGAACATTCGGGCGATCGAGGCCGCGACGGGGATTGATCTGATCATCGACGAAACCCCCGAAGCGGTGATCATCTCAGGGTTCGATCCGTTGCGCCGAGAAATCGCTAAGGTGTCGTTGGAACGTTTGATGCAGGACGGGAGAATCCATCCGACGAGGATCGAGGAGATCGTCGAAAAGGTCAAGGTCGAGATCGACAAGTTGATGTACGAGGAAGCCGAAAAAATCATCTTCGAACTTGGCCTGGCGGACTTTCATCCCGAGCTGATCAAAGTCCTTGGACGACTCAAATACCGCACCAGCTACGGGCAGAACAATTTATACCACGCGCGCGAGGCGGCGTACATTTGCGGCATGATGGCCTCTGAACTCGGCTTGGACGTCCGTTTGGCGAGGCGGGGGGCGCTGCTCCACGACATCGGCAAAGCGGTCAGTCACGAGGAAGAAGGACCGCATGCCATGTTGGGGGCGGAAATCGCGAAGAAGTACGGCGAGAGCGAGAAGATCGTCAATGCGATCGCCGCTCACCACGAGCAGGTGGAGCCGATTTGTCCGGAATCGGTCCTGGTGGCGGCCGCCGAGGCGCTTTCCGCGGCAAGACCTGGGGCGAGACGCGAAGCGCTGGAGTCTTATGTCAAGCGACTGGAGAAGCTGGAATCCTTGGCTCATGCTCAGAAAGGTGTGCAAAAGGCCTATGCCATACAGGCAGGTCGAGAGATCCGAGTGATCGTTCGCCAAGAGGATGTCACCGATAATGAGTCGTTCCAGTTGTCGCGCGATCTGGCGAAAAAGATTGAGCAAGAGCTGACCTATCCCGGTCAGATCAAGGTGACCGTGATCCGAGAAAGCCGGTACATCGAGTACGCCAAGTGA
- the xseA gene encoding exodeoxyribonuclease VII large subunit — protein MTTILYKSSILSSGSILTVSEFTSLIRASLEGVYQDVCLEGEISNLRTPASGHVYCTLKDGRSQIRAVLFRSSAVRMRFALQNGMHVIVRGRLTVYEPRGEYQILIEAVEPKGVGALRLAFDQLRTRLSAEGLFDPLRKKPLPRFPRTVGVVTSLGGAALQDILSVLSRRWPTLHIVIAPVQVQGEPAARQIAEALDLLNAQGAVEVIILGRGGGGLEDLWTFNEEVVVRAVAASRIPVVSAVGHEIDMTLTDAAADLRAPTPSVAAEMVVPVFSEVLENLGGLSVRLERAMGRHCSSEHRRLDSSSKGLSCIQFRIREKTQQMDDMTDCLIEKVRSRVLAEGARVRQMDRELGKLSPFLTVKRNLAMMPLLVKRLERQLCVLAAQRRRRIESTVARLNSLSPLAVLGRGYGLLTRMSDGSILKRTQDARVGEGIVVRLVDGKLNCLVKDVLTNGTV, from the coding sequence GTGACGACGATACTCTACAAATCAAGCATCCTTTCTTCGGGATCCATCCTCACCGTTTCGGAGTTTACGAGCCTCATCCGCGCTTCGCTCGAGGGCGTCTATCAAGATGTGTGCCTGGAGGGTGAAATCTCGAACTTGCGTACGCCTGCATCGGGTCATGTGTATTGTACTCTGAAGGATGGGAGGAGTCAGATACGCGCGGTATTGTTTCGCTCAAGTGCGGTGCGCATGCGCTTTGCTCTCCAAAACGGGATGCACGTCATTGTGCGAGGTCGTCTGACCGTCTACGAACCGAGAGGGGAGTACCAGATACTCATCGAGGCGGTCGAGCCTAAGGGTGTCGGTGCACTTCGGCTGGCGTTCGATCAATTGAGGACACGCCTATCCGCTGAAGGTCTCTTCGATCCTCTGCGGAAGAAACCGCTTCCAAGATTCCCGCGAACGGTAGGTGTCGTCACCTCGCTCGGTGGGGCGGCGCTCCAGGATATCTTGTCCGTGCTCAGCCGACGGTGGCCGACTCTACATATCGTCATCGCTCCAGTACAGGTTCAGGGTGAACCGGCGGCCCGGCAGATCGCCGAAGCCTTGGATCTGCTGAACGCCCAGGGCGCGGTAGAGGTCATTATCCTGGGACGAGGCGGAGGGGGGCTGGAGGATCTGTGGACGTTCAATGAGGAAGTCGTAGTACGAGCCGTCGCCGCCTCCAGAATCCCCGTTGTCTCGGCGGTTGGTCATGAAATCGATATGACGCTGACGGATGCCGCCGCAGATCTCCGCGCTCCGACCCCTTCTGTTGCGGCAGAAATGGTCGTACCGGTCTTCTCTGAGGTGTTAGAAAATCTCGGGGGCCTTTCGGTAAGGCTTGAGAGGGCCATGGGTAGGCACTGTTCGTCGGAGCATCGGCGGTTGGACTCCAGCTCCAAAGGATTGTCCTGTATTCAGTTTCGTATCCGAGAAAAGACTCAGCAGATGGACGACATGACGGACTGTCTCATCGAGAAGGTTCGATCTAGAGTCTTGGCGGAAGGTGCTCGGGTGCGCCAAATGGATCGTGAGTTGGGCAAGCTGAGCCCGTTCCTCACCGTGAAGCGCAACCTTGCCATGATGCCGCTTCTGGTCAAGCGACTGGAACGTCAGCTGTGCGTGTTGGCGGCGCAAAGAAGGCGACGCATCGAATCGACGGTCGCGCGGCTGAACAGTTTGAGCCCCTTGGCCGTTCTCGGACGCGGGTACGGCCTGCTGACGAGAATGTCGGATGGATCTATACTGAAACGGACTCAGGACGCACGAGTTGGCGAGGGCATCGTGGTCCGTTTGGTGGACGGGAAGTTGAACTGTTTGGTCAAGGACGTGCTGACGAACGGAACAGTTTGA
- the xseB gene encoding exodeoxyribonuclease VII small subunit codes for MKFEQAIARLEAIVGELEKGELPLDESLKIFEEGIRLSKNCLKILEDAERKVEVLVQEQNGKKRLHAFVQDVEDSSSSLRSKGQ; via the coding sequence GTGAAGTTTGAACAGGCAATCGCTCGTTTGGAAGCGATCGTCGGGGAACTGGAGAAAGGCGAGCTTCCTCTTGACGAATCTCTGAAAATTTTCGAAGAAGGGATCCGTCTCTCCAAGAACTGTCTCAAGATTCTTGAGGATGCGGAGCGCAAGGTTGAGGTGTTGGTCCAGGAGCAGAATGGAAAGAAACGACTTCATGCCTTTGTCCAAGACGTCGAGGATAGTTCGTCGTCTTTAAGATCCAAAGGTCAATAG
- a CDS encoding TlyA family RNA methyltransferase has translation MASSTHSPRERLDTLLVSQGLAPSRENAVRTVLAGGVLVDGSVVDKPAKLIARDARIEVCKQAPFVSRAGEKLAPALEAFSIDPGGAICLDVGCSTGGFTDCLLQNGAAKVYAVDVGYGQLAWKLRQDTRLVLLERTNIRYLDPLLVPEVIQLAVIDVSFISLNLVLPSVVRFLQDGARVVALVKPQFEVGKGKVGSGGIVRDDGQRADVMRKVIDCAAGLGLLALGVQESTVKGRKGNREILVAFEYRSKMSARSDDHARGRGEDA, from the coding sequence ATGGCTTCTTCTACGCATTCTCCTCGCGAACGGTTAGACACCTTGCTGGTTTCCCAGGGATTGGCTCCCAGTCGCGAAAATGCGGTCAGGACCGTGCTGGCCGGAGGCGTTCTTGTCGACGGAAGCGTCGTTGACAAGCCAGCGAAGCTGATCGCTCGTGACGCCCGCATCGAAGTCTGCAAGCAGGCCCCCTTCGTCAGCCGTGCCGGAGAAAAGTTGGCTCCTGCCTTGGAGGCGTTTTCGATCGATCCAGGTGGGGCGATCTGCCTCGACGTCGGCTGTTCGACCGGAGGGTTTACCGACTGTCTGTTACAAAATGGCGCCGCCAAAGTCTACGCGGTAGACGTCGGATATGGGCAGCTCGCTTGGAAGTTGAGACAGGACACGCGACTTGTTCTCCTGGAGCGGACCAACATCAGATACCTCGACCCATTGCTGGTACCGGAGGTGATCCAACTGGCGGTGATCGACGTTTCCTTCATCTCCCTGAATCTCGTGCTTCCGAGCGTCGTGCGATTTCTTCAAGACGGGGCACGCGTCGTCGCCCTGGTCAAACCGCAGTTTGAGGTAGGGAAGGGCAAGGTCGGATCCGGAGGAATTGTTCGGGACGATGGGCAGCGCGCAGACGTGATGAGAAAAGTGATCGACTGTGCGGCAGGCCTGGGACTTCTCGCTCTTGGCGTGCAGGAGTCGACGGTGAAAGGCCGCAAAGGAAATCGAGAAATTCTTGTGGCCTTTGAGTATCGTAGTAAGATGAGCGCTCGATCGGACGATCATGCGCGTGGACGAGGGGAGGATGCATGA
- a CDS encoding rhodanese-like domain-containing protein: MNFTITPQELKSRLEKKDPLVLLDVREQWEYDLAKIDGSMLIPLSALPHSLSRLNQDSEIVAICHHGMRSADATGFLAQQGFTKVKNLVGGIDAWSAQVDGTVPRY, from the coding sequence ATGAATTTCACAATCACACCACAAGAATTGAAGTCTCGCCTGGAAAAGAAGGATCCGTTGGTGTTGCTGGATGTACGTGAGCAGTGGGAGTATGATCTGGCCAAAATCGACGGTTCAATGCTGATTCCGCTCTCCGCTCTGCCCCATTCCCTGTCACGGCTGAATCAAGACTCGGAAATCGTTGCAATCTGCCATCATGGAATGCGAAGCGCCGATGCGACAGGTTTTCTTGCGCAGCAGGGATTCACCAAGGTCAAGAATCTCGTCGGAGGCATCGATGCGTGGTCGGCGCAAGTCGATGGAACCGTTCCTCGCTACTGA
- a CDS encoding GDP-mannose 4,6-dehydratase: MKVLVTGGAGFIGSHIVDRLVQEGHEVVVVDNLSTGKRRNLNRAARFFKTDIQGWRLERVFRNERPNVVMHLAAQMDVRKSVEDPVFDAQVNVLGTLNILQQAIKHGVRKVVFSSSGGAIYGEQDVFPAPESHATKPLSPYGLSKLCGEQYLSYYERVGGVQVVNLRYANVYGPRQDPEGEAGVVAIFIQKLLNNEQPVINGNGRQTRDFVFVEDVVEANLAVMGQETAGTYNVGTGVETSINDLFRILVQHTGSTCKELHGPAKKGEQARSVIDASKLRHELSWEPRMSLSDGLKRTVGYFRERMG; this comes from the coding sequence ATGAAGGTGCTGGTGACCGGAGGGGCGGGTTTTATCGGGTCTCACATAGTCGATCGACTCGTTCAGGAGGGTCATGAAGTGGTTGTCGTCGACAATTTGTCGACCGGGAAGCGGCGCAACCTCAACCGGGCGGCACGATTTTTCAAGACCGACATCCAGGGGTGGCGTCTGGAGCGTGTGTTCCGGAACGAGCGTCCCAATGTCGTTATGCATTTGGCTGCGCAAATGGATGTCCGTAAGTCCGTCGAGGATCCCGTTTTTGACGCACAAGTCAATGTGCTGGGAACGCTCAACATTCTCCAGCAGGCGATAAAGCACGGGGTGAGGAAGGTTGTCTTTTCGTCATCAGGGGGAGCCATCTACGGGGAGCAAGATGTTTTCCCTGCGCCGGAGTCGCATGCGACCAAGCCGTTATCACCATACGGCCTCAGCAAACTCTGCGGGGAGCAATACTTGTCGTACTACGAACGTGTGGGCGGGGTCCAAGTGGTGAACCTTCGCTATGCCAATGTGTATGGGCCTCGACAGGATCCTGAAGGAGAAGCGGGGGTCGTAGCCATCTTTATCCAGAAACTCTTGAATAATGAGCAGCCTGTGATCAACGGGAATGGGCGACAAACAAGGGACTTCGTCTTTGTGGAGGACGTCGTGGAGGCCAATTTGGCGGTAATGGGTCAGGAAACGGCGGGTACCTACAATGTGGGGACCGGTGTCGAAACGTCCATCAACGACCTATTCCGGATTCTGGTGCAGCACACAGGCTCCACCTGTAAAGAACTGCACGGGCCCGCCAAAAAAGGAGAACAGGCGCGGAGCGTCATCGATGCGTCAAAGCTTCGTCATGAACTCTCGTGGGAACCGAGGATGAGCTTGAGTGACGGCCTCAAGCGAACGGTTGGCTATTTCAGGGAGCGAATGGGTTGA
- a CDS encoding divalent-cation tolerance protein CutA, with translation MTKRSIAYLLVLTTVPDRKLAAKMAKVLVRKKLVACATIVDKAKSFYEWKGKMIQDSEVLIIMKTTASRYRMLERTVKTLHTYEVPEIIGLPLKNGFPPYLAWIFAQVNRLKQN, from the coding sequence ATGACCAAACGATCTATAGCCTATCTGCTTGTTTTAACGACAGTTCCAGATCGTAAGCTTGCAGCCAAAATGGCCAAAGTTCTGGTAAGGAAGAAGCTTGTGGCCTGTGCAACCATCGTAGACAAGGCCAAGTCCTTTTACGAGTGGAAGGGGAAAATGATTCAAGACAGCGAAGTGCTGATTATCATGAAGACTACGGCTTCTCGGTATCGGATGTTGGAAAGGACAGTCAAGACGCTTCATACATATGAAGTGCCTGAAATTATTGGCCTTCCTTTGAAAAATGGATTTCCTCCGTATCTGGCATGGATTTTTGCTCAGGTGAATCGATTGAAACAAAATTGA